One window from the genome of Desulforamulus ruminis DSM 2154 encodes:
- a CDS encoding helix-turn-helix domain-containing protein, translating to MDQICEKIQMLRNQQNLTLKELSVKTGLSVSFLSQVERGTSSLAITSLKKIADAFNVPITTFFESYQNHTFVVKAQEQQPFKIEGCRSEYVRLAGDFTEKKLEPMLVILPPGKQYDTVFNHPGEEFNYVLEGAVIFNIDGKEYLIQKGDSIHYPSSLPHFWVNPLEHNSKIISVLTPLIF from the coding sequence ATGGATCAGATTTGTGAGAAAATCCAGATGTTAAGGAATCAGCAGAATTTAACCTTGAAGGAATTAAGCGTAAAGACTGGATTATCCGTTAGTTTTCTCTCCCAGGTAGAACGAGGAACCTCTTCCTTGGCCATTACCTCCTTAAAGAAAATCGCCGACGCTTTTAACGTACCCATCACCACCTTTTTTGAAAGTTACCAGAACCATACCTTTGTGGTTAAAGCTCAGGAACAGCAACCCTTTAAAATTGAAGGCTGCCGTTCGGAATATGTCCGCCTGGCCGGCGATTTTACAGAGAAGAAATTAGAGCCCATGCTGGTAATCCTGCCGCCGGGGAAACAGTACGATACGGTTTTTAATCATCCCGGCGAAGAATTTAACTACGTTCTGGAAGGAGCGGTTATTTTTAATATTGACGGCAAAGAATATTTGATTCAAAAGGGAGATTCCATTCACTATCCATCCAGTTTACCTCATTTTTGGGTTAATCCCCTGGAACATAACTCAAAAATTATCAGCGTACTGACACCATTAATTTTCTGA
- a CDS encoding DUF2238 domain-containing protein encodes MNRKFLVFLLFLVFMVFIWSGIYPRDRFTWFLEVLPVLIGLSILAATYRRFKFTGLIYLFIAAHMILLMVGGHYTYAQVPLFNWIRDTFDLTRNHYDRVGHFAQGFVPALIAREILLRLSPFRKGPGLFFMVLSICLSVSAFYELLEWWVAVATGTAAEAFLGTQGDVWDTQWDMFLALCGAVAALTLFSKLHDWHLDRIKIKD; translated from the coding sequence ATGAACAGGAAGTTTTTAGTTTTCCTACTTTTCCTGGTCTTTATGGTTTTTATCTGGTCCGGCATTTATCCCAGAGACCGGTTTACCTGGTTTTTGGAGGTCCTGCCGGTCCTGATCGGTTTAAGTATCCTGGCAGCCACCTACCGCAGATTTAAATTTACCGGTCTGATTTATCTATTCATTGCCGCCCATATGATTCTCCTGATGGTGGGAGGGCATTACACCTATGCCCAGGTGCCCCTTTTTAACTGGATTAGGGATACCTTTGATTTAACCCGCAATCACTACGACCGGGTAGGGCATTTTGCCCAGGGCTTTGTGCCGGCGTTAATCGCCCGGGAGATTCTCCTGCGGCTTTCTCCTTTTAGAAAAGGCCCGGGACTCTTTTTTATGGTGCTCAGTATTTGTCTTTCCGTCAGTGCTTTTTACGAGTTGCTTGAGTGGTGGGTGGCAGTGGCTACAGGGACTGCTGCCGAAGCTTTTCTGGGCACCCAGGGAGATGTTTGGGACACCCAGTGGGATATGTTTTTAGCCCTTTGCGGGGCGGTTGCAGCCTTAACCCTTTTCAGCAAACTACATGATTGGCATCTTGATCGCATAAAGATAAAGGATTGA